Proteins found in one Streptococcus mitis genomic segment:
- a CDS encoding sugar phosphate nucleotidyltransferase — protein sequence MKAIILAAGLGTRLRPMTENTPKALVQVNQKPLIEYQIEFLKEKGIHDIIIIVGYLKEQFDYLKEKYGVRLVFNDKYADYNNFYSLYLVKEELANSYVIDADNYLFKNMFRNDLTRSTYFSVYREDCTNEWFLVYGDDYKVQDITVDSKAGRILSGVSFWDAPTAEKIVSFIDKAYASGEFVDLYWDNMVKDNIKELDVYVEELEGNSIYEIDSVQDYHKLEEILKNEN from the coding sequence GTGAAAGCCATCATCTTAGCAGCGGGATTGGGAACTCGCTTGCGTCCTATGACTGAAAATACCCCTAAAGCCTTGGTTCAGGTTAATCAAAAACCCTTGATTGAATACCAGATTGAGTTTCTCAAAGAAAAAGGAATCCATGATATCATCATCATTGTTGGTTATCTTAAAGAACAATTCGATTATTTAAAAGAGAAATACGGAGTTCGACTCGTTTTCAATGATAAATACGCTGACTACAATAACTTTTACTCTCTCTATCTTGTAAAAGAAGAGTTGGCCAACAGCTATGTTATTGATGCAGATAACTATCTCTTCAAAAATATGTTCCGCAATGATTTGACACGTTCTACTTATTTTAGTGTTTATCGTGAAGATTGTACCAACGAATGGTTCTTGGTCTATGGAGATGACTATAAGGTTCAAGACATTACTGTTGATAGTAAGGCAGGCCGCATCCTTAGTGGTGTATCCTTCTGGGACGCTCCAACTGCAGAAAAGATTGTCAGCTTTATCGATAAGGCTTATGCAAGTGGTGAATTTGTTGATCTCTACTGGGACAATATGGTTAAGGATAATATCAAAGAGCTGGATGTCTATGTTGAAGAATTAGAAGGCAACAGCATCTATGAGATCGATAGTGTCCAAGATTATCATAAATTAGAAGAAATTCTTAAAAACGAAAATTAA
- the dprA gene encoding DNA-processing protein DprA: MKITNYEIYKLKKSGLTNQQILKVLEYGENVDQELLLGDIADISGCRNPAVFMERYFQIDDTHLEKEFQKFPSFSILDDCYPWDLSEIYDAPVLLFYKGNLDLLKFPKVAVVGSRACSKQGVKSVEKVIQGLENELVIVSGLAKGIDTAAHMAALQNGGKTIAVIGTGLDVFYPKANKRLQDYIGNDHLVLSEYGPGEQPLKFHFPARNRIIAGLCRGVIVAEAKMRSGSLITCERAMEEGRDVFVIPGSILDGLSDGCHHLIQEGAKLVTSGQDVLAEFEF, from the coding sequence ATGAAAATCACAAACTATGAAATCTATAAGTTAAAAAAATCAGGTTTGACCAATCAACAGATTTTGAAAGTCCTAGAATACGGTGAAAATGTTGATCAGGAGCTTTTGTTGGGTGATATTGCAGATATATCAGGTTGCAGAAATCCAGCTGTTTTTATGGAACGTTATTTTCAGATAGACGATACGCATTTGGAGAAGGAGTTTCAAAAATTTCCATCTTTCTCTATTTTAGACGACTGTTATCCTTGGGATTTAAGTGAAATATACGATGCTCCTGTGCTTTTATTTTACAAGGGAAATCTAGACCTCTTGAAATTCCCGAAGGTAGCGGTCGTGGGAAGTCGTGCTTGTAGCAAACAGGGAGTTAAGTCAGTTGAAAAAGTTATTCAGGGCTTGGAAAATGAACTGGTTATCGTCAGTGGATTAGCCAAGGGCATTGACACAGCAGCTCATATGGCTGCTCTTCAGAATGGCGGAAAAACCATTGCAGTGATTGGAACAGGGCTGGATGTGTTTTATCCTAAAGCCAATAAACGTTTGCAAGACTATATCGGAAATGATCATCTGGTTCTCAGTGAATATGGACCAGGCGAACAACCTCTGAAATTTCATTTTCCTGCCCGAAATCGTATCATTGCTGGACTTTGTCGTGGTGTGATTGTAGCAGAGGCTAAGATGCGTTCAGGTAGTCTCATTACCTGTGAGAGAGCAATGGAAGAAGGGCGTGACGTCTTTGTTATTCCTGGCAGTATTTTAGATGGACTATCAGACGGTTGTCATCATTTGATTCAAGAAGGAGCAAAATTGGTCACCAGTGGGCAAGATGTTCTTGCTGAGTTTGAATTTTAA
- a CDS encoding ribitol-5-phosphate dehydrogenase, with amino-acid sequence MINQIYQLTKPKFINVKYQEEVIDQENHILIRPNYMAVCHADQRYYQGKRDPKILNKKLPMAMIHESCGTVISDPTGTYEVGQKVVMIPNQPPMQSDEEFYENYMTGTHFLSSGFDGFMREFVSLPKDRVVAYDAIEDTVAAITEFVSVGMHAMNRLLTLAHSKRDRIAVIGDGSLAFVVANIINYTLPEAEIVVIGRHWEKLELFSFAKECYITDNIPEDLAFDHAFECCGGDGTGPAINDLIRYIRPQGTILMMGVSEYKVNLNTRDALEKGLLLVGSSRSGRIDFENAIQMMEVKKFANRLKNILYLEEPVREIKDIHRVFATDLNTAFKTVFKWEV; translated from the coding sequence ATGATTAATCAAATTTATCAACTGACTAAGCCCAAGTTTATCAATGTCAAATATCAGGAAGAGGTTATTGACCAAGAGAATCATATCCTCATCCGTCCCAACTACATGGCTGTCTGTCATGCGGATCAGCGTTACTACCAGGGAAAACGTGATCCCAAGATTTTGAATAAAAAGCTTCCAATGGCAATGATTCACGAGTCATGTGGAACCGTTATTTCTGACCCGACGGGAACCTACGAGGTTGGGCAAAAAGTTGTCATGATTCCCAATCAGCCTCCTATGCAGAGTGATGAAGAATTCTATGAAAACTACATGACAGGGACTCATTTCTTGTCTAGTGGATTTGATGGCTTTATGAGAGAGTTTGTTTCTCTCCCTAAAGATCGTGTGGTGGCTTATGATGCTATCGAAGATACGGTTGCAGCCATTACAGAGTTTGTCAGTGTCGGCATGCACGCTATGAATCGTCTATTGACCCTTGCTCATAGCAAGCGGGACCGAATCGCTGTTATCGGAGATGGAAGTTTAGCTTTTGTAGTTGCTAATATTATCAACTATACTTTGCCAGAAGCAGAGATTGTGGTTATTGGTCGTCATTGGGAAAAGTTGGAACTCTTCTCTTTTGCTAAGGAATGCTATATTACTGATAATATTCCTGAAGATTTGGCCTTTGACCATGCTTTTGAGTGTTGTGGTGGTGATGGTACTGGACCAGCTATTAATGACCTGATTCGCTACATTCGTCCTCAGGGAACGATTCTCATGATGGGCGTTAGCGAGTATAAAGTCAATCTCAATACACGCGATGCCTTAGAAAAAGGCTTGCTCTTGGTTGGTTCCTCTCGTTCTGGTCGCATTGATTTTGAAAATGCAATCCAAATGATGGAAGTCAAGAAATTTGCAAATCGTCTTAAAAATATCCTTTATCTAGAAGAACCTGTAAGAGAAATTAAAGATATTCACCGTGTCTTTGCGACCGATTTAAACACAGCCTTTAAAACAGTGTTTAAGTGGGAAGTATAA
- a CDS encoding LicD family protein produces the protein MQYLEKEEIKEIQLALLDYIDETCKKHDIPYFLSYGTMLGAIRHKGMIPWDDDIDISLYREDYERLLKIIEEENHPRYKVLSYDTSSWYFHNFASILDTSTVIEDHVKYKRHDTSLFIDVFPIDRFTDLSIVDKSYKYVALRQLAYIKKSRAVHGDSKLKDFLRLCSWYALRLVNPRYFYKKIDQLVKNAATNTPQYEGGIGIGKEGMKEVFPIDTFKELILTEFEGRMLPVPKKYDQFLTQMYGDYMTPPSKEMQEWYSHSIKAYRKS, from the coding sequence ATGCAATATTTAGAAAAAGAAGAAATTAAAGAAATTCAACTAGCCCTGCTAGACTATATTGATGAGACTTGTAAGAAACATGATATTCCTTATTTTCTAAGTTATGGAACCATGCTTGGAGCTATCCGCCACAAAGGTATGATTCCATGGGATGATGATATTGATATTTCTCTCTATCGTGAAGATTATGAGCGCTTATTGAAGATTATTGAGGAAGAAAACCATCCACGTTATAAGGTTCTCTCCTACGACACTTCTTCTTGGTACTTCCATAATTTCGCATCGATTTTGGATACTTCTACTGTTATCGAAGACCATGTTAAGTACAAGCGTCATGACACCAGTCTCTTTATCGATGTCTTCCCAATTGATCGCTTTACAGACTTGAGCATTGTCGACAAGAGTTATAAGTATGTAGCCCTTCGTCAACTAGCTTATATCAAAAAATCACGTGCAGTTCACGGTGATAGCAAGTTAAAAGACTTTCTAAGATTATGTAGCTGGTACGCTCTCCGATTGGTCAATCCCCGTTACTTTTACAAGAAAATTGATCAGCTAGTCAAAAATGCTGCAACCAACACTCCTCAATATGAGGGAGGAATTGGTATTGGTAAAGAAGGAATGAAAGAAGTCTTCCCAATTGACACCTTTAAAGAACTGATTTTAACTGAGTTTGAAGGCCGTATGTTGCCCGTCCCTAAAAAATATGATCAATTTTTAACCCAGATGTATGGGGATTATATGACACCACCATCAAAAGAAATGCAAGAGTGGTATAGCCACAGTATTAAAGCTTATCGCAAAAGCTGA
- the tacF gene encoding type IV teichoic acid flippase TacF, whose protein sequence is MKSIKLNALSYMGIRVLNIIFPILTGTYVARVLDRTDYGYFNSVDTILSFFLPFATYGVYNYGLRAISNVKDNKKDLNRTFSSLFYLCIACTILTTAVYILAYPLFFTDNPIVKKVYLVMGIQLIAQIFSIEWVNEALENYSFLFYKTAFIRILMLVSIFLFVKNEHDIVVYTLVMSLSTLINYLISYFWIKRDIKLVKIHLSDFKPLFLPLTAMLVFANANMLFTFLDRLFLVKTGIDVNVSYYTMAQRIVTVIAGVVTGAIGVSVPRLSYYLGKGDKKAYVALVNRGSRIFNFFIIPLSFGLMVLGPNAILLYGSEKYIGGGILTSLFAFRTIILALDTILGSQILFTNGYEKRITVYTVFAGLLNLGLNSLLFFNNIVAPEYYLLTTMLSEASLLVFYIIFIHRKQLIHLGHIFSYTVRYSLFSLSFVGIYFLINFLYPVDMVINLPFLINTGLIVLLSAISYIGLLAFTKDSIFYEFLNHVLALKNKFKKS, encoded by the coding sequence ATGAAAAGTATAAAATTAAATGCTCTATCTTATATGGGAATTCGTGTCTTGAATATTATTTTTCCCATCTTAACTGGTACCTACGTCGCGCGTGTCTTGGACCGAACTGACTATGGTTACTTCAACTCAGTTGACACTATTTTGTCATTTTTCTTACCCTTTGCGACTTATGGGGTCTATAACTACGGTTTACGGGCCATCAGTAATGTCAAGGATAACAAAAAAGATCTGAATAGAACCTTCTCCAGTCTTTTTTATTTGTGCATAGCTTGTACGATTTTGACCACCGCTGTCTATATCCTAGCCTATCCCCTCTTCTTTACAGATAATCCAATCGTCAAAAAAGTCTACCTTGTTATGGGGATTCAACTCATTGCCCAGATTTTTTCAATCGAATGGGTTAATGAAGCTCTGGAAAATTACAGTTTTCTCTTTTACAAGACTGCCTTTATCCGTATCCTGATGCTGGTCTCTATTTTCCTGTTTGTCAAAAATGAGCACGATATTGTTGTCTATACACTGGTGATGAGTTTATCGACACTAATTAACTACCTAATAAGTTATTTTTGGATTAAAAGAGACATTAAGCTTGTTAAGATTCACCTAAGTGATTTTAAACCGCTCTTTCTCCCTCTAACAGCCATGTTGGTCTTTGCCAATGCCAATATGCTCTTCACTTTTTTGGATCGTCTCTTCCTCGTTAAAACAGGGATTGATGTTAACGTTAGTTACTATACCATGGCTCAACGAATTGTGACCGTTATAGCTGGTGTTGTAACAGGAGCTATCGGAGTAAGTGTGCCACGTCTTAGTTACTATCTAGGAAAAGGCGATAAGAAAGCTTATGTCGCACTTGTTAACAGAGGCAGTCGAATCTTTAATTTCTTTATCATTCCACTCAGTTTCGGACTCATGGTTTTAGGACCAAATGCCATCCTACTTTACGGTAGTGAAAAATATATCGGAGGCGGTATCTTAACCTCTCTCTTCGCTTTTCGTACGATTATCCTAGCACTAGATACCATTCTTGGTTCCCAAATTCTCTTTACAAATGGCTATGAAAAACGTATCACAGTTTACACAGTCTTTGCTGGGCTACTCAATTTGGGTTTAAATAGTCTCCTCTTTTTCAACAATATCGTGGCTCCTGAATACTACTTACTGACAACTATGCTATCAGAGGCCTCTCTACTTGTTTTCTATATCATTTTCATCCATAGAAAACAACTCATCCACTTAGGACATATCTTTAGCTATACTGTTCGATACTCGCTCTTTTCACTTTCCTTTGTAGGAATTTATTTCCTGATTAATTTCTTGTATCCTGTGGATATGGTCATTAATTTGCCATTTTTGATTAATACTGGTTTGATTGTCTTGCTATCAGCCATCTCTTATATTGGTCTACTTGCCTTCACCAAAGATAGCATTTTCTATGAATTTTTAAACCATGTCCTAGCCTTAAAAAATAAATTCAAAAAATCATAG
- a CDS encoding IspD/TarI family cytidylyltransferase, with amino-acid sequence MIYAGILAGGTGTRMGISNLPKQFLELGDRPILIHTIEKFVLEPSIEKIVVGVHGDWVSHAEDLVDKYLPLHKERIIITKGGADRNTSIEKIIEAIDAYRPLTPEDIVITHDSVRPFITLRMIQDNIQLAQNHDAVDTVVEAVDTIVESTNGQFITDIPNRAHLYQGQTPQTFRCKDFMDLYGSLSVEEKEILTDACKIFVIKGKDVALAKGEYSNLKITTVTDLKIAKSMIEKD; translated from the coding sequence ATGATTTATGCAGGAATTCTTGCTGGTGGAACTGGCACACGCATGGGGATCAGTAACTTGCCAAAACAATTTTTAGAGCTAGGTGATCGACCTATTTTGATTCATACAATTGAAAAATTTGTCTTGGAACCAAGCATTGAAAAAATTGTAGTTGGGGTTCATGGAGACTGGGTTTCCCATGCAGAGGATCTTGTAGATAAATATCTACCTCTTCATAAGGAACGTATCATCATTACAAAAGGTGGTGCTGACCGCAATACAAGTATTGAGAAAATCATTGAAGCCATTGATGCTTATCGTCCGCTTACTCCAGAGGATATCGTTATTACCCACGATTCTGTTCGCCCATTTATTACGCTTCGCATGATTCAGGACAATATCCAACTTGCTCAAAATCATGACGCAGTGGACACAGTGGTAGAAGCTGTTGATACTATCGTTGAAAGTACTAACGGTCAATTCATTACAGATATTCCAAATCGTGCTCACCTCTATCAAGGACAAACACCTCAAACATTCCGTTGCAAGGACTTCATGGATCTTTATGGCTCTCTTTCTGTTGAAGAGAAGGAAATCTTAACAGATGCATGTAAAATCTTTGTCATTAAAGGAAAAGATGTGGCCTTGGCTAAGGGCGAATACTCAAACCTAAAAATCACAACAGTGACAGATTTGAAGATTGCAAAAAGTATGATTGAGAAAGACTAG
- a CDS encoding phosphotransferase family protein, with the protein MEKIIKEKISSLLSEEEEVLSVEQLGGMTNQNYLVKTTNKQYIVKLFGKGTEKLINRQDEKYNLELLKDLDLDVKNYLFDIEAGIKVNEYIESAITLDSTSIKTKFDKIAPILQTIHASGKELRGEFAPFEEIKKYESLIEEKIPYANYEAVREEVFSLEKRLADLGVDRKSCHIDLVPENFIESPQGRLYLIDWEYSSMNDPMWDLAALFLESEFTHQEEEAFLSHYESERTPVSREKIAIYKILQDTIWSLWTVYKEEQGADFGDYGVNRYQRAVKGLANYGGSYEK; encoded by the coding sequence GTGGAGAAAATCATTAAAGAAAAAATTTCTTCCTTACTTAGTGAAGAAGAGGAAGTCCTCAGTGTTGAACAACTGGGGGGAATGACCAATCAAAACTATTTGGTCAAAACAACAAATAAGCAATACATTGTTAAGTTATTTGGTAAAGGGACTGAAAAACTGATCAATCGTCAAGATGAAAAGTACAATCTTGAATTACTTAAAGATTTAGACCTAGATGTCAAAAATTATCTTTTTGATATTGAAGCTGGTATCAAAGTAAATGAGTATATCGAATCTGCGATTACGCTGGATTCAACGTCAATCAAGACCAAATTTGATAAAATTGCTCCAATTTTACAAACTATCCATGCATCTGGAAAGGAATTAAGGGGAGAATTTGCTCCTTTTGAAGAAATCAAAAAATACGAATCTTTGATTGAGGAAAAAATCCCTTATGCCAACTATGAAGCTGTTCGAGAAGAAGTCTTCTCCTTAGAGAAAAGACTGGCTGACTTAGGTGTTGACAGAAAATCTTGTCATATCGATTTGGTGCCTGAAAACTTTATCGAATCACCTCAAGGACGACTTTATTTGATTGACTGGGAATATTCATCAATGAACGATCCAATGTGGGATTTGGCTGCCCTCTTTTTAGAGTCTGAATTCACTCATCAAGAGGAAGAAGCTTTCTTATCTCACTATGAGAGTGAGCGAACACCTGTCTCTCGAGAAAAGATTGCCATTTATAAAATTTTACAAGATACTATTTGGAGTCTATGGACTGTCTATAAGGAAGAGCAAGGTGCAGATTTTGGTGACTATGGTGTGAATCGTTACCAAAGAGCTGTTAAAGGTCTGGCTAATTATGGAGGTTCATATGAAAAATAA
- a CDS encoding DMT family transporter, which yields MKNKNGVSFGLLSGVFWGLGLTISAYIFSIFTDLSPFVVAAAHDFLSIFILLAFLLVKEGKVRLSIFLNIRNVSVIIGALLAGPIGMQANLYAVKYIGSSLASSVSAIYPAISVLLAFFFLKHKISKNTVFGIVLIIGGIIAQTYKVEQVNSFYIGILCALVCAIAWGSESVLSSFAMESELSEIEALLIRQVTSFLSYLVIVLFSHQSFAEVANGQLLGLMIVFAAFDMISYLAYYIAINRLQPAKATGLNVSYVVWTVLFAALFLGTALDMLTIITSLVVIAGVYIIIKE from the coding sequence ATGAAAAATAAAAATGGAGTTTCCTTTGGTCTACTCTCAGGTGTTTTCTGGGGTTTAGGTCTAACGATTAGTGCTTATATCTTTTCGATTTTTACAGATTTGTCGCCCTTTGTGGTAGCCGCTGCTCATGATTTCTTGAGTATCTTTATCTTACTAGCTTTTCTCTTGGTAAAAGAAGGAAAAGTTCGTCTCTCAATTTTCTTAAATATTCGTAATGTCAGTGTTATCATCGGAGCCTTGCTAGCAGGCCCTATAGGTATGCAGGCCAATCTTTATGCGGTTAAGTATATCGGAAGTTCCTTAGCTTCATCAGTATCGGCTATTTATCCTGCGATTTCAGTTTTATTGGCTTTCTTCTTTTTGAAGCACAAGATTTCGAAAAATACTGTATTCGGCATTGTCTTGATTATTGGAGGGATAATTGCTCAGACCTATAAGGTTGAACAGGTCAATTCCTTCTACATTGGGATTCTCTGTGCTTTGGTTTGTGCCATTGCATGGGGAAGTGAGAGTGTCCTTAGCTCTTTTGCCATGGAAAGTGAATTGAGTGAAATCGAAGCCCTCTTAATCCGTCAAGTGACTTCATTTTTGTCCTATCTTGTGATTGTGCTCTTCTCTCATCAGTCATTTGCAGAAGTGGCCAATGGACAATTGCTAGGTCTTATGATTGTCTTTGCAGCCTTTGATATGATTTCTTACTTGGCTTATTATATCGCTATCAATCGCTTGCAACCAGCCAAGGCTACAGGCTTGAACGTGAGTTATGTAGTTTGGACTGTCTTGTTTGCAGCTCTCTTCTTGGGAACAGCACTAGATATGCTGACAATTATTACGTCACTTGTCGTCATTGCTGGAGTTTATATTATTATTAAAGAATAA
- a CDS encoding LicD family protein codes for MKQLTIEDAKQIELEILDYIDTLCKKHNINYIINYGTLIGAVRHEGFIPWDDDIDLSMPREDYQRFINIFQKEKSKYKLLSLETDKNYFNNFIKITDSTTKIIDTRNTKTYDSGVFIDIFPMDRFDDPKVIDTCYKLESFKLLSFSKHKNIVYKDSLLKDWIRTAFWLLLRPVSPRYFAHKIEKEIQKYSRENGQYMAFIPSKFKEKEVFPSGTFDKTIDLPFENLSLPAPEKFDTILTQFYGDYMTLPPEEKRFYSHEFHAYKLED; via the coding sequence ATGAAACAACTAACCATTGAAGATGCCAAACAAATTGAATTAGAAATTTTGGATTATATTGATACTCTCTGTAAAAAGCACAATATCAACTATATTATTAACTACGGTACTCTGATTGGGGCAGTTCGACATGAGGGCTTTATCCCTTGGGACGACGATATTGATCTGTCCATGCCTCGAGAAGACTACCAACGATTTATAAACATTTTTCAAAAGGAAAAAAGCAAATATAAGCTCCTATCCTTAGAAACTGATAAGAACTACTTTAACAACTTTATCAAAATAACCGACAGTACGACCAAAATCATTGATACTCGAAATACAAAAACCTATGATTCTGGTGTTTTTATCGATATTTTCCCTATGGATCGCTTTGATGATCCTAAGGTCATTGATACTTGTTATAAACTGGAAAGCTTCAAACTTCTGTCTTTCAGTAAACACAAAAATATTGTCTATAAGGATAGCCTCTTAAAAGATTGGATACGAACAGCCTTTTGGTTGCTCCTTCGACCGGTTTCTCCTCGTTATTTCGCACATAAAATCGAGAAAGAAATTCAAAAATATAGTCGTGAGAATGGTCAGTATATGGCCTTTATCCCTTCTAAATTTAAGGAAAAGGAAGTATTCCCAAGTGGTACCTTTGATAAAACAATTGATTTACCCTTTGAAAATTTAAGCCTTCCAGCACCTGAAAAATTTGATACTATTTTGACACAATTTTATGGAGATTATATGACCCTACCACCAGAAGAAAAACGCTTCTACAGTCATGAATTTCACGCTTATAAATTGGAGGATTAG